The window TCTCGTACGCGAAATTGAAGCGGAATTTGCTTCCCATTAAGGTCAGTCCGCCTCTTAACATTCCGGAATTTTGCCAAAATTCCTCTATATTCGCTCGTGCCATCGCAGTTTCCCCTAAATTCTATCAATTCTTTCCCTCCAAAGTCACACCAGAATAAACGAACCTATGCATCCAAAATTTTCCGACGACAAACATCATACGAGAAAAAACTGCGAAACGTCATCAAAACCAAcaagaaattgaagaaatcaGAACACAGACAGAGGCATTGCCTTTGAGTAGAAAGCGAAGAACGCATAGGCTGAGACGAGGGCAGCAAAGAAACAGGCAGCGACAGGCTTCGCACCGCTTCTCCGGACCTCGACGTGGTGCGCGTCCAGTGGGCTAGGTGAGGATTCTTGGTCGTGAATGTAGTCATACTTCGCATGTACACCGGACTGCTTGTCACCCATTAGGACCCAGAAGTCGAATTTGATCTCCCGGCGGTCAAATCGCGGGAGGAGTGATGGGAATGGTCGAATCGCGCCGGGAATTCATCGGCAGGATGGAGATAGAGCGTACGCTACAGAGAAAAGTATCAGCTGACGAGACGAATATCAGGTGAGTGACGGATCGGCTGCTGAACTGAGAAGCTGGAATCGAGCCGAGCATCAATGGCGGATTGATTCTCTGTTGCAGGTTCTTCAGGGTGGCTGGCAGAGGCCGAGTGAGAGATGGAGGGGAGGAAGTGGAATTGcctttttcaagaaaattctGTTTTGACCCCCTAAAGTTTCTCATTGGGACAATCCAGACCCTTATGTTTCGTGTAATATCGATTTTGCACGCCATGTATTTTCAACTTTTGAATTCGGTACCATTACACCCTGGAGTTTACTTTATGCGAATTTGCACCATATAGACTCCCCCTTTGATTTTATTGCGAATATTGCGATGAATGTCCAATGTTTCAAAAATCGACTAACATTGTTAAGATGCTCACATCACCGCATGCAAATCTAATCATTTCTAAGTGAAACGGACGAAGCAGGATTTTCAAGGATTAATTGTGTATTTTCATTTACTCGTTAAATTGCGTCGATCAATCTAGAACATCAGACAGATAGGAGCTTATAAAGCAACTCCTCACATCTTCATGTGACTTCTAGAATAAATCATACAGTTATGTGATTTCTAGGATAAATCATAAGGTTATGTGATTTTGGTCCTCCATCTTTATGTGCCTTCGACAATTCGCCCAACGCTTGTTTTTCCTAGGATCTCGTCCTTAAAGTTGTAGAAACTGTTGGAGACTCCCGACCCCACATTCTAAGCTCATTGAGAAGCTCCTCCTCAACTCCTCCTGCAAAGGTGATAGTCtatctcatctcatctcatccTCTCTGTAGTTACAGCTTCAAGAAACAACAGAGCATACATTTCATTCGATTTTCCTGAGCTAGAGTGTCTTGTTCCGAACTACTGTGCTTGATATTGACTTGCATGTAAGGAAATTGTCAGGATTActggggggaaaaaagaaaaaagaaccaGAATCGATTTTGAGCTTTGAGCTATGGCGTAGTAGTTCTCCATGCAAGTACGGAGAACTCTGCTTTGCCCAGATAAAAACACTAAAAGCAGGAAGGATAACTACGTCAGCGTACCAAGGAAGCGGTAAGGATGGCTGAAAATGTCTTgttctatatttttatatttcttactttttatatcatatatagtTTTATAGGAAAAATGACACTAACAGTCCTAAAAGTTAATCATTTTTTGACATTGGATTCTAAAAGTTTAATTTCGAGAAATCAAATTCTAAAACGTTTGTAAATGGGAAAATAATGGTCATTTCCTTCATTACCTTTCACCTAGCTATCTACATGGAAAAAACATAGTTAATTTCATCCAGATGACCGTTAAATCGATGACGTGGCGCCTGGCCTCCCCGACTAGACCCGAGTGGAAGACCTAGCCACCATTTCAACCTGGCTTGAACGCCGACCTAACATTACCACCAACAAAATCGGATTCCCGCTCTTTCCCCTTTTATGCGTGCCGAGTGATTTTATCGTTTGCCATTTCTCTAAAAATCTTCGAGCATTTCAGTCCATAATCGATCATTATTGAACCCGAATCccatcagtccttgaattcaTCGTTGGTTTTTGCAGTAATCGGGAAGGTGGGATTTTGGCCCTCGCCACGACTTCCTCTTTTGAAGGGTGACAAAGCTCTGTTGCTGTGCTCCTGCTGAGCCAATTACCCAATTGGGGATTTCGTGTTCTTGTCTCTTTTAGGCATTGGAGTCATCCTGTGAAGCTATCGACTTCGACGAACTGAACTTCCATTTCTGCTGGTTGTAGCTCCTTCCAAGGAGCTTTGAGTTGGCTCATGGTTGTTTCGTTTTCTTTTGGGTTCAAGATTTGGTGACGAAACGAATTTGGGATTTCACGGGGACTTGAAGATATCGTCTTTGGCTAtcagttgaagaagaagatgggtTTCTCTCTTTGTGAAGGTGTCGATTGATTTAGCTGTCAATGAGTGCTTGAAAGCGGGAGACTTCTGAAAATCTTGTTTTTCCCAACTTTGTGTGATCTGAGGGACACTTGTTTCTCTTGCTACCtcctctctcctcctcctttgtTTGTTTCTCTTGTTTTAGCGCCTTCTTCCTATCGAAGAACAGTGCTTTTTCTTTCTCAGTTTTTTAGCTTCATAGATCCGAGTTTCAAGTCGGGTTGAAAATGGTTGCTGGGTCTTCCACTTGGGTCCAATCAGGGAGGCCATGTACCACGTCATCGATTTAACGGCCTCCTGGACGAAATTAATGTCGTTTTCTTCATTTAGGCAGCTCAATGAAGGGCAGTGACAGAAAGGACCATTGTTGCCCCATTTACAAATGTTTTATGACTTGATTTTCCAAAGTTCAACTTTTAGGACCATTAGtgtcatttttccaatttttatatAGAAACAAAACAAATCGGGTTCTCGTgaaccggctttcgagcccACATGGTCCATTTGGGCTCGTATTGGAATGAGATCCCGAGCCTAGAGCAACGAAGCCCTACACGACCTTAACCAGGGCTGCCGGATCGCCAGTCGGTCCGGTTGTACCTTGCTCGGATTTTGGTAAGGAGAGAATCAGCAGCACTGACTTCACCAACTGAAAGTACactagagatatatatatatatatatatacacacgagGATTTAAGGCTGCCATTAATGGGGGAGATCCAGTGGCTGATTCTCTTCCCCTGCCGACGGCTACATTGTATTTATTCACTCTTCCATCTTCAGTAACAGCTTCCCTTCCTTCCACTGTTGCAAACACTATGGATGCTTCTCTTCCCCTACTAGCATATCTGCAGGGCTGCATTTACTGGTTTGATGTTACAGTCACTTAATAGCCTCTCGGTTTTCGCATGCACATGAAAATGTGGGCTCATGAATTTCATCGGACACGTATTAAATGCCGGTGGCCTGTCCTTCTCGACGTCGACACATGTCCATCCATTCTTTAATTTTGTCATATGTACCGTAGAATTTGTATTCaatgtttggtttcaaatgGGTTGCTGTGAAGTGTCTCGAAAAATGTTATTACCTACCTGACAATCGGATGTTGTGAAATTCATCATGCAGTGACGACGGCAGATAATGGGCTCAGAGCATTGGAGTTGCTGGGCTTGAAGGATGACCAGCCCAACTGTTCGGCAACGGTAAGCATTGTAGACAGCTGACTGGTACGCGATTTATGCAATACTCGAGATAGAACCATGTGCTCTGCTTTGTTTCGCTCTCTGATTGCGAGCTCTCTTTCAGGGTTCAAAGGTAAATATGATCATCACGGATTATTGCATTCCCGGAATGACCGGTTACGAGCTACGCAAAAAGACCAAGGTAGAGATGATATATGCAACTACTTTTCACTAAAACGCCCGGCGCCATTTATACATGTTGAATCAATGTAATATGCTGATTGTGggaattttcatttgtttttattttgtattgcAGGGTTCATCGATTCTAAAGGAGATTCCAGTTGTAATCATGTCATCCGAGAACGTCCCAACTCGTATCCACAAGTAATTAGCGTCTTAAACCCATGACACTCATGCGAGCTTCCTCAACTCATAATTTTTCCTTGACACAACCTCTAATCGGTATTCGGTTCCCAAGCAGGTGTTTGGAGGAAGGAGCTCAGATGTTCATACTGAAGCCTCTGAAGCAGTCAGATGTGAAGAAGCTGAGATGCCTTATCTACTGAACTTTAGAGGCTTAAAAGGTTCCAGATCTCCACTGTCCGAGATGAAAAAAAACTCGTAGTTGTTAGTTAACCTTGAAAATTAGGTGAATTTGATGCAATTAACAAGATCCTGACTAGGTGTGAATGAATCTTCTAACACATGATAATGTGAAGGTTTTCGCTTCTCTGCCgaaaaatctctctctctctgttttttattattattattataagctAGTCTAAACTTAAAATAGCGTGAATGTGATCCATCTAAGAGTAAAGTACGGGGTCGTCCAACCCTAAGGAACTGAAATCCACTCGATTGCATACAGGTGGCAGTTGGTAGTGGTTGATTATGAGGGTATTATTATTGTGTTAACAAGGGCAAgctttatataaaaattcaattttatataagattatgtgtttttaattattgaaaatcataatttgtaattaaCAAGATTATATTATTAGATGTATGActactaaaaaaaatttctactaaagaagataaaaatgtaatttaatgatatatttttcaattttaaggCAAGCCCATTGAgttagtacaatgaaataaatttctCAACAACTAATAAACGAACAAGAATAGTCCCACATCGAGTATCGAATATGCAATCTCTTGATTACCAAGGAGGGCATGTGCCAATGCACTATActctctttaattaatttaataacatgTTAGTAATTGACACATTTATTGGATTTGAAATGTACCAAGAATAccttcacccaaaaaaatgtaCCGAAAGTGCCATATATAAGGAACTTACTTTCATGTCTTCTTCTAGTAGTAGTATTTTCTAATGACGAGACTAGTCACAATTTGTGAGTCTTATTTCCTATATAATATGGTGATGGATGCAGTTAATAAatcatacaaaatattatatacagATATTACATCTTAGCTTAATGcattaaaattctaaaattaaaagtcagaaaaactaaaatttcaaaaaatcttattccaaaaatataacaaatatTGTAAAAGTTATCTTGTGAGTAaccaaattttataaaaaaaatatttatttaaaattaaaaattaaaaattgtaattatcaaattataaaattttagattaatttttttataaaaacttAAAGATAGAGAAACTTTCATCGATTAATCTGAGCCTACAAACTGTTTGATTTGAATGATAAATCAAAATCTTTTGTAGATTATATTAATTCAAAACATTGATgacaaaaattattattattattttttatcagaCGGCGGGCAAAGAGATTGATGGTGGTAGCAGCAAAGAGATTATCACGAACATctgataaaaatattattttgtgtGATCTTTCAATAAGACATAGCCTAGAATAGTGGAGGCCCGCAGAGTGCACCATTCCCAAGATATGATTCATTTGTAAATGTACTCAGCTGGGCACCGGAGGGAATGGGACCGGACAGTTGATCAAACGACAAGTTCAAGTAACTCAGAAAGCTTAATTCGGATAAGCTCCGTGGTATTGGGCCTGAGAGTTGGTTTATGGACAAATCAAGGGACTCCAGATTCTTCAAATCGGCAATCTCTGGAGGGATTCCTCCCCAAAGATCATTCTGTGACAGGTTCAGATTTTGAAGATTGTAGAGCCGTGTCAACCCAGTCGGAATATCTCCATTTAATCTGTTATTTGAAAGGTCAATGGAGAAAAGATACCGAAGTGCTATGGTGTATACTTGGGTTATGCTCTTTAGATGAGCCTCAACTCCAAACTCATAATGGTCTATCACAATAATGAGCACTGGGTTGGACATGGCGATGAAGTTGTCAAAGCAAAGGGGGATGCTTCCAGAGAGGTTGTTGTGCGCAAGGTTTAAAACTCGAAGGTGTTTGAGTTTGCATATGCTCATAGGAATCTCCCCATAGAAGGAATTAAACTCAAGATTCAACACCTTGAGCTGAACCATGCGACCAATCCAGGAAGGGATTCGACTAGCCAATTTATTTCCACTCAGATCAAGCACATCAAGATCAGTAATAGTGCTTAAGCATTTGGGGATACTCCCACTGAAGGCATTGCCGTGTAGCCCCAGAAAGGTCAGCTCTTTCATAGAGCATAAGGATATTGGAACCAGGCCACTAAACTGGTTGTTCCCCAAGTTTACTCCTTCCAGTTGACGTAACCTTTTCCAACACTCTGGAAATGTCCCAGACAGTTTGTTATTTGAGAGGTCCAAGCCTTGTAAGGACTTCATAGTGCACAAAGAAATTTCTCCACTCAACTCATTGCTAGACAGATACAGGATCTCGATGTTAAAAGAGATGTCGTAAAACCAATGGGGGATGATATCCAATATGTTTGCATTAGACAAATCCAGCACATGAACGTTCCTCTGTGCTCGAAGCCATGTGGGAAATTGAGGCCCAACTTTGCAGTTTGACATGTAAATGGAATTAGGAGGTGTGAGCTTCAAGGTGattgtttataatttatttatttgtttcaagtAGTAAGGTTATATTCTAAACAGACAGTGGATCAGGATATTAAGGATGCATTTTGACTCGAGCAGTCAAGTCGCTGTTTCTAGAATTGTGAATCAGCTTGCTGTGATTGATGATGTAAGGTAGGAGAAATGTCTTATTATATACTCGTTGGAAATTTTGTGTAGATTAGGCATGGGGAAGCTGTGGGAATCATTGGCCCTTCAGGCACCATTCTAAAGATAATGGCTGGACTTCTTGCTCCTGACAAGGTTAGCAGAGTGGGTT of the Punica granatum isolate Tunisia-2019 chromosome 6, ASM765513v2, whole genome shotgun sequence genome contains:
- the LOC116211059 gene encoding two-component response regulator ARR17-like encodes the protein MGMVESRREFIGRMEIERTLQRKVSADETNIRNCWRLPTPHSKLIEKLLLNSSCKVTTADNGLRALELLGLKDDQPNCSATGSKVNMIITDYCIPGMTGYELRKKTKGSSILKEIPVVIMSSENVPTRIHKCLEEGAQMFILKPLKQSDVKKLRCLIY
- the LOC116211060 gene encoding receptor-like protein EIX2; protein product: MSNCKVGPQFPTWLRAQRNVHVLDLSNANILDIIPHWFYDISFNIEILYLSSNELSGEISLCTMKSLQGLDLSNNKLSGTFPECWKRLRQLEGVNLGNNQFSGLVPISLCSMKELTFLGLHGNAFSGSIPKCLSTITDLDVLDLSGNKLASRIPSWIGRMVQLKVLNLEFNSFYGEIPMSICKLKHLRVLNLAHNNLSGSIPLCFDNFIAMSNPVLIIVIDHYEFGVEAHLKSITQVYTIALRYLFSIDLSNNRLNGDIPTGLTRLYNLQNLNLSQNDLWGGIPPEIADLKNLESLDLSINQLSGPIPRSLSELSFLSYLNLSFDQLSGPIPSGAQLSTFTNESYLGNGALCGPPLF